The following nucleotide sequence is from Fibrobacter sp. UBA4297.
TAAACTTCTCTTCCGCCTTTCGGAGTAGAGCCACTACCTATCTTATTGCAGATTTCACCTAACTTTATTTTTTTCCATCCATTAGGCAAACTCATTCGTCAGCCTCCTCGTTTACAAACAAATTTTTGAGATTTTCAATTTGTTCTATCTTTTCAATCATCTGTTTTAACGTAAAAATACTCGGCAAAGGCACGTCATGTTTTTGATTTACTCGTTTTAGGCAAGTTTCTTTTAAATCATCCAAAAACTTTTTCTCTTTTTTTAAATCATAATCCTTGGGAATATTCAAATAACGATGTTCCATTATTTGGAGTATTTCATGCTTCTTATAACTTTCAAGCAAACAGAAATTATCAACAAATTTTTTTACATCTACCATAAACCACTGGAAATCCGTTTCAGAGTGAGATATGTGCTGAATAGTATTACAAGCCTGGTTAAAAGCGTTGATATCCTCAGATGTCAAATCCTTGAAAAATTGAGATTCACTTTTTGCAAAAATATTTGTTCTTTCGTTGAAAATCGCTAGCAACCGATTTCTAAAAGAGTCCAGCAAAACTTTATCGTTTTCTTCAAGAGAATAATTTCGCACTAATGAATCAATGCTTATAATTTTTCCAAACTCTATTGCGTCAGAATGATTGTCTAAATATTGGTTCAATAATTGTTTGGCGTCAATGTTTACAGATGCTTCTTTTGCCACCAAATTCAAAATAGCAAAAAGTTTCATTAGTAAAGTTGGATCTTTAATCAGTTTTTCATTATCATTGTTCTCGCAATTCAACGATTCCTTTATTGCATTATAACATTCCGTCGCTTGTTCATCAGACAAGCTCCACCACGATTCACACATCAAACCAATCAAATATATTGGTCTCCCTGCAAACCAACTAGATGAACGGATATCATTAAAGGTTTTTTCTCTATCAAAATAATTCAGCATTAACCATTCCCGCATTGGGAATTCATCAATAGTATAAAAACTATAACATACCTTTACAAAACAATGCCAATTTGATAAAGAATTTTCCTTTGACGGAAATTCATGATTTTGCAATTTTAGGCCAGTCCAAGCAGGTCGGTTGTCACCGATTGTATTGGCATCTAAAATTCCAATAGTTGCGCCATACTTCATTATTAGAAAATAACGAAGAAAACGTTTAAGATAGCCCAATTCTTTTGATTTTGGAGAAAGAATTAATTCACCTAAAGTTGGTGCAAAATAACAACATAAATGATTAAAGTCTTTTATTGTTTGTTTTAATGCACGATAATTTCGATTAGGCATTTTCAGGACATATTCTTTCATCTGTTCTTGATCAAATCTATTCTGTTCCGATTGTTGTAAGGATAAGTCTTCTTCTATTTTTGAATATTT
It contains:
- a CDS encoding P-loop NTPase fold protein; translated protein: MENSNKHIEEFLDYYLNKEQSPDYAVLITGCWGSGKTYFIRQFLEKNGAAGKDVVKIFDWLTGFEKYTVVYVSLFGAKNRDDINENIERILHPKINSKNFEYLPDAISLVSNLAGIAVGTAIAATTTIATVGSVAPYAVPAGVATGNALGNFFKKFFSRKKNKDVFTSDFIDEIKNKKKRLIVIFDDVERADMPLPELLGYLNEYVEHLHVPCILLADKDKWEEAQKCQEDKSTLHHLSSTKEKVIGKEFQIQTSVEDVVNAWLNPENGCLEIDSKIKNAWWENRGILYEMFSAFDNAKNKYSKIEEDLSLQQSEQNRFDQEQMKEYVLKMPNRNYRALKQTIKDFNHLCCYFAPTLGELILSPKSKELGYLKRFLRYFLIMKYGATIGILDANTIGDNRPAWTGLKLQNHEFPSKENSLSNWHCFVKVCYSFYTIDEFPMREWLMLNYFDREKTFNDIRSSSWFAGRPIYLIGLMCESWWSLSDEQATECYNAIKESLNCENNDNEKLIKDPTLLMKLFAILNLVAKEASVNIDAKQLLNQYLDNHSDAIEFGKIISIDSLVRNYSLEENDKVLLDSFRNRLLAIFNERTNIFAKSESQFFKDLTSEDINAFNQACNTIQHISHSETDFQWFMVDVKKFVDNFCLLESYKKHEILQIMEHRYLNIPKDYDLKKEKKFLDDLKETCLKRVNQKHDVPLPSIFTLKQMIEKIEQIENLKNLFVNEEADE